GGTGCAGATAAAGCACAAGGTGGACAATCAAGAACAGATTCTATCATGGTTGTTCAATATGACTTTATCAATAAAAAGATGAAAATGATGTCTGTCATGCGTGATATTTATGCAGATATTCCAGGATATGGAAAACACAAAATTAATTCAGCATACGCTTTAGGTGGTCCAGAGCTACTTAGAAAAACACTTGATAAAAATTTAGGAATTAATCCTGAATATTATGCAGTAGTTGATTTTACTGGATTTGAGAAAATGATTGATGAATTAATGCCTGAAGGTGTACCAATTAATGTCGAAAAAGATATGTCGAAAAATATTGGTGTATCTTTGAAAAAGGGTAACCATAGGTTGAATGGTAAAGAATTACTTGGTTATGCAAGATTCCGTCACGACCCTGAAGGTGACTTCGGACGCGTGCGACGTCAGCAACAAGTGATGCAAACATTGAAAAAAGAAATGGTTAATTTTAGAACAGTTGTTAAATTACCAAAAGTTGCAGGTATTTTAAGAGGCTATGTGAATACAAACATTCCTGATTCAGGGATTTTCCAAACAGGTTTGAGTTTTGGTATCCGAGGTGAAAAAGATGTTAAGTCATTGACTGTGCCAATCAAGAACTCATACGAAGATGTCAATACAAATACTGATGGTAGTGCATTACAGATTAATAAAAACACAAATAAACAAGCTATTAAAGACTTTTTAGATGAAGATTAAAAATAAACAAGGCGATTTCTATCATACTCAGATAGAAGTCGCCTTGTTCGTTTTCAAAGAATTAATTGGCATGCATCTTATGAAGAATTATTGATCTGACTTTCTTACGCCAGCCACACCATAATGGTTTGGTTTCATTTCTTCTATAACAACGTGAATTGCTTGTCTATTTGCCCCCGTTGTTTTTTC
The genomic region above belongs to Staphylococcus aureus and contains:
- a CDS encoding LCP family protein — translated: MDKETNDNEYRRQSEHRTSAPKRKKKKKIRKLPIILLIVVILLIALVVYIVHSYNSGVEYAKKHAKDVKVHQFNGPVKNDGKISILVLGADKAQGGQSRTDSIMVVQYDFINKKMKMMSVMRDIYADIPGYGKHKINSAYALGGPELLRKTLDKNLGINPEYYAVVDFTGFEKMIDELMPEGVPINVEKDMSKNIGVSLKKGNHRLNGKELLGYARFRHDPEGDFGRVRRQQQVMQTLKKEMVNFRTVVKLPKVAGILRGYVNTNIPDSGIFQTGLSFGIRGEKDVKSLTVPIKNSYEDVNTNTDGSALQINKNTNKQAIKDFLDED
- a CDS encoding 2-hydroxymuconate tautomerase; its protein translation is MPIVNVKLLEGRSDEQLKNLVSEVTDAVEKTTGANRQAIHVVIEEMKPNHYGVAGVRKSDQ